A segment of the Anomalospiza imberbis isolate Cuckoo-Finch-1a 21T00152 chromosome 16, ASM3175350v1, whole genome shotgun sequence genome:
AAGGACTTATATAATTAGTGCCATTAATAATTCAATATATCtattttgctctgcttttaaaCGGATAAACATCCATGATGGATAAAGTCAGCATCAACAGAGAGACATAATCAAGTATTTTGGGGAAATGCTGAGTTTTCTCCACTGcttcttgctttcttccagGAATTGTCCTTATTCCAGGAACATCTCAGTTAACAGCCAAAGACATCTCATACCGACTCCAGGCTTCAAAGGCCAAGTGCATCGTTACCAATGACACTCTGGCACCTGCAGTGGAATCTgtcctgcctggcagccagTTCCTGAAAAGTAAACTCATTGTAGGCcaagggagcagggctgggtggctGAACCTCAAAGAACTCCTTGCGTGAGTATCCAgctcttttctttccagttctTTCAGGTGAAGGGGGCTGTATCAGTCAGGTGACATTGCTGAGTTGTGGGGgtaattttcaaaatacaaatgAGTTACATTTCTCCATCAAATTCCAGCATTGTAATTACACTGCATTAAGTACAGATTCATGCAACCCAGATTCTGGAACCCAAGTTCAGGTCCTTCAGCTTCTTCTTGCTCCTCAGCCTTGTGATTCAGAGCGTACATGACAGGCAAAATGTGTTCTCTAACTTTTCACTGTGATACATAATGGATTTAGTAAGATCATATAATTTGGGGCAGCTTTCCTGTTGAACTCCTAAACATTAAAATACTGCTTCCCTAGTGGAAAACTTCATGTAGTGACTGGAATACATAATTTCTTCTGAAGGGTTGCATCTGCTGACCATATATGTGTCAAGACGCGGAGTCAAGACCCAATGCTTGTGTATTTTACTAGCGGAACTACGGGCTTCCCAAAAATGGTGCTGCATTCCCACAGCAGTTACGGTATTGGATTTGCAACCACTGGCAGGTATTATCTTGCAGTTCCTCTCAGGGTCCTGATTAAGTGCTGTGATCAGCATTAAACTGAACATTGCCATAACATTGCAGTAAATGCAGGCATTTCATGACTGTAGGATTTGCACCTCCTTCATCTTTCCCTTCTCATGGTAAAACCCTTGTTAATAAAACTTCTTGAAGTTCCAGTTGAACTCATCACGTGCAGAGTTGTGTCACTTGCAGGGCTGAAAGCAGAGGAGCAATAAGCAAAGTGCCCCTGCAACCACACCAAAGGAAGTCAAGTGCTCTCATGTTGGGTCAACCTTCCCTGAGAACCAAAGCAACCTTGGGCCATTTTATTATATCTTAAAAGTTAGATCTGTGGCTTGGTACTGTTTTGCTTTCCCTGAAAGtttttttcatctctgcttTTTCATCAGGTGTTGGTTGAACTTGACTCCTTCAGATGTAATGTGGAATACCTCTGATACTGGCTGGGCAAAATCGGCCTATGGCAGTGTTTTTTCACCATGGATCTGTGGATCCTGTGTCTTTGTACACAATATGCCACAGTTTAAACCAGAAGTTATTGCAGAGGTGAGTAATCCCCACATCTCAAGCAATCCAAAGGTACCAGAATGCCTATTCCTCTTCCCAGGTCTTTTTCAAAACCACTCAGCTGGATGATTCTCCTCAACATTGGCCTCTTGTGTGGGGCAGAAACCCTGACTAGCCCAAGAATAATACCGGAAAAGCTGTGGTATAGTTCCCTATCACCAATTAGTCTTGAGCCTGGAACACAGACACcttggaaaaccccaaaaaatacaCTTTAATTGGAACTACTGCTCTCACTGGTCCTTCATTTACATGAGTGACTTCTGTTGGACAGAAAGTTCCATAATTTCTGCAGGAGTTGGACTGCCTGGTACAGCATTTTTAGGGTTTTCATCTTGCAGACATTTGAGCATGTAAATTGTGTTAATCACCTTCACAAGGTCAGACCCAGCATTACACTTTCTTTTCAGCACAATAACTTCCTATTTTTCTAGACTCTCTCAAGATATCCCATCACCACCTTCTGCACAGCTCCCACCGCCTTCCTCATGCTGGTCCAACATGATGTGAGCAGGtacagcagggaggggagggaggctgGGGTATAATGCTGGGACAGCTCTGCATGGTTAGTTCCTTAGCTTCCTTAATTCTCTTTTTCAGTTCAAGGAAACCTATTTAGCAAAGCTTGCTCTCAGTAAAGAAGGCTCTCCGTTTTCAAATGTGAGAAGAATTAGCCACACCGTAGGCTACTTGGGCATCAGGACTGGGTCTTTGAATAGACAGCACAGAGGAAACAAGGGAGATTTTTTTAAGCTGTCACTTCCTCTGAACTTAGGCTTCACAGTTCAATTTAAGTCAATGTTTTAGGCAGCATTGGATCAGGATGTTACTGGAGTATAGTGGAGTTGTTCTCACATGCTTGAGAATGAAGGGAGCAGTTAGAGGAGTTCCACATCCTGAGAGTTATTTGGCAGCTGTTCTTGCTGGTTTGTTACTCTATAAAATACCCAGCTTGTGAGAAGTGGTTTGCAAGGAGTTTTCACATCTTTGGTAAGGTACTCATTCTTGTCACATAGGTCTTTCATCCTGCCAAAAGCCAACCCAGCTTTAGCAGAGAGCTCAGTCTCTGTCTTCCTATTCCtcctttccttcagccttcagTGTGCTTGGAAAGCTGAGGAAGTCTGTTTAGTTAAGATTGCTCACTGCTCATTTTAGgagttaaaataattatttcatttgctCTTCCTCTCAAGCTACAAGTTTCCAAGTCTGAAGCACTGTGTAACTGGAGGGGAAGCACTCAATCCTGAAGTATTTGCAAAGTGGAAAATCCAGACAGGGCTGGATATCCATGAAGGTTATGGCCAGACCGAAACAGTACGTTTCCATTAATTCTTGTAGTATACCCATTCAAAGATAAGAATACCAGAGCCACTGTGTCCTTGGTAAGTCAATGGAAAAAGTGAGAATCTTTTatatgataaaaaaaaaaaaaaacacaacaaacttTCTCTAATTATGATTATACAGTTCCAGAATCAGCAAGCTGCAAATTCTAATGGTTTAGACCCCTGCAAAAACCATGCCAGAGACACTTCTGATCAAATAAGTTGTAGGAGATCCCTTTGTCCTCTTTACttcaaaaaaacctgaaaacatGATTTGCTCCAGCTATCAATTTGGCCTGTCTGAGTTTTTAATGGCAAATATTAAACCAGCTCACATCCCAGATTTCTCTGTAAGTGAACATTAACAAAACTATTAAGAGCCAGATCTCAggctttctctcttttttgtcCTTGAAATGTTCCCAAATTAATTGTCCCAGTATTGAAATAAGATCTGTAGTAATAATCTCCTGTCCTGCAAAATAAAAGTCAAGTGTTTACAGGACAATAATAAAATTCACAAGATGTTGCAACAATTtcaaaaaatctttaaaaaatctcTTCTGCAGGTGGCAATCTGTGCCAATatgaaaggaatgaaaattaAACCTGGCTCTTTGGGAAAAGCTGTTCCCCCTTATGATGTGCAGGTATGTGGCAGTTGTAGGTAGAACAGTAAGGCAGTGCTGTCTGCGTCCCTTCTGTGCCCtgcactgagctgcagcagacGTTCCTCTGAGCTGATCAAAGCACCCCTGCTGTGTCTGTCCTTTCTGCAGATTGTAGATGACCACGGGGCTGTTGTGCCTACAGGAGAAGAGGGCACCATTGCTGTCCGAGTGCAACCCACACGACCCTTCTGTCTGTTCTCCGAGTACTTGGTGAGCCTGACCTGCTGTGTCTGCTGGGAGACTCGGGAGAGACCCAGGGCAAGGTCTGCCAGGAGCAGAATTCCATGCAGGATCCTCAGAAAGTCTCACTGGGTTACTTGAGAACTTTGAGCCTGATTAGTGTGTGGTGATGCTGAGGTGCAGGACATTCTTAAGAAAACAGTAGACTCAGGCAAACTTAAAGATATTCTCCCCTGCAACTGAACTGTCATAATGAATAAGCTTTGGGGGACCTATCTAtgtttttttatccttttctcAACCCCCATAATATTTGGATACTTGTAGCATCCTCAAACAACAACttgtaaaatgtattttcttgcTAGGTGATAAGAAACTTCTACAAGTTCAATACCATAGCTTCTGGTTTTCACTGTGTCTTCTGTTGTCAAAGTGTGTAACCAAGGTTACACATTCCTGTGTAACCAAGAGGTTACACTGGATGTAGAGCTCCCATAAGACAATGCAAATAATGAAATTTTTCCAGTAGGTGACCTCATTTGAGTTTTGGTCCTGTCAGTTAAGGGTAAAAAGTTCCTTTTGACAGGAGGTTATTGTGGCAACCCCCTGCAATGATAAATCATTTCCCTGGACAGAGTGCGTTACACATTTTTGTGGGTTACCTGTTTGCTGTGATGGATGGGCATTTTGATAGAGCACGACCTTTTCTCTCTAGAACAGAAATCTCTACATACACTCTTTAGTGTGTGGTGCTCTTTTCCACCTGTCACATACTTCAGGCATCAAGCTGCTAATTAACATGGCTCTGAGTTTTTTAGTTGAAAATATGAAACAGTATTGAACACACTCATTTTgagaagaactgaaaaaaatatttctaccaTTTATTGCACCACTGCTAAGGAAATGCATTACAATTCACTAATAATCAGATAccttttctgaaatgtttgaTTGTTGCCAGGATAATCCTGAGAAAACTGCTGCCACTGTGCGTGGAGATTTTTATGTCACTGGGGACAGAGGCGTTATGGATGAAGAGGGATATGTCTGGTTTGTTGGAAGAGCTGATGATATCATTAACTCTGCTGGGTAAGGCATTTCCTTTTAGATTTGCCTCATGAAATGCAGCCTGGAAAGAGCAAAGgactggtccttgctgctgggCTGAGCTCTCTTTGTGCTCCCCAGGTATCGCATTGGCCCATTTGAAGTGGAGAGTGCATTGGTTGAGCACCCAGCAGTCTCAGAGGTGGCTGTTGTCAGCAGTCCTGACCCAGTGCGAGGGGAGGTAaaacaaaataggaaaaaatgtaaaataaataccCTTTCTTCTAAGTATCAACTTCCTTATATGTACTAGGGTTCCTTGGAATTCAATATgttgcatatttttaaaattacgtgggctgaatttttttaaatccatatCCTAATAGATCTTACAATATCAGAATTATTTCTTTGATTGCAGGTTTTCATGTGGAAAAATAGTTTGGCTTTTCAGACTAATAAAGACATGTTTTTGTCTAAGCAATGAAACTTTGATTATTTCTTGTTTTGTCACTTAGTGCACTGTAGCAATGACATCCAGAGTGTTTTTCTACATTTGCAATATTTCTTTGAGCAACAGAGTCAAGGTTTTCAGCTTTATTAGGATATaacattggggaaaaaaaaagctggaaatatGGAAAAGATCCTCTGCTGCAGAATGGATCCTTCATAGCACAGCATTCTGTAATAAACAGCTaatgaaaggggaaaataaagaaaagcttACATTTTGGCCTTCTGAATTTTGTCACTCACTTTTCACAACAAATGTATTCCCTTATTGCCACCTCTGGAAGTTAATGGAACCCCTTCATTTTTGTGGCACAGGTGGTCAAAGCCTTCATTGTTTTAGCTCCTGCTTTTGTATCACATGAtccagaaaaattaattcatgAGCTTCAACAACACGTCAAGAAGGTGACTGCACCATACAAGTATCCAAGGAAGGTAAGTGCAGCCCAAAAAGACAGGTTCTCTCATTGTGCCAGAAACGGAGCAATTTTTGTCCTGCCTCAGCTCTTTTTCAACAGCTTTCTGACAAACACTCCAACCAGAGTTAGACAAAATAAAAGTCGATGACAGGGTCTATTGCAGCTGTAGCCTTGGGTCGGCTGTGTGTGCTAGAATGGACCCAGAGGGAGGCAATGGTTGTGAAATTTTACTTTATGAGGGCCCAGTCTTTCTTCATGGAATCCTGGAGTTTTCACTGCAGCTCAAATGGGCAAAGCATTCAATCAGCATTTCAtcatcccagccctggctgtgcagcTTCCCATCCTTTTATCCCCAGCCATAATGAAAGCGTGTCATTCCTTCAGCTGGGAATTTAACCAGGACGTATTTTTGCATTTCAGGTGGAGTTTGTTCAGGATCTGCCAAAGACAGTTACTGGGAAAATCCAGAGAAATGTTCTAAGGAGCAAAGAGTGGGCAAAAGTATAAAAAGAGCAAGAGTGATctggaaaacaaggagaaaaatactCCATTACCTGTACCAACCATAACATATCAAACATGGCACATGTTTATGACCCAGAACACATGCAAACATTGCAAAAAACAAACTGTGGaagaaaaagtagaaaacaCTCAAAGTGTAACTACAACTCTTAGTTAcatacaaataaaaaagaaattgataAAAGTAATCTTTGTCCTGTGGTGGGTATCAGCAGCACATTGACATATTATTGTCAATAACTACCACTGTAACAGTCTCAAATCTTTCAgagtggaaaaaataaatttctttttaatgcttctCTTCATCATGATGAATTTGTGATGTACTTAAATGGTTAAAGTTGAGGCAAAAGAAGACCCAAAATGCTTTAGGTTAAGGTGCAAATTATGCACAATTAACAATGGTGTAAAtgattacaagaaaaaaagttaCTCCACAGAAAGAATTCTGCTGCTTGGTCTGTTTTGTGCCACATTCTGTTCTCATTACTCCAGAAGAAGTGAGCAATAAAGTCAGAAGAGTTTCACTCCAAAACCTTTATGAAGGAGTTTCCAGGTTTCACATCTCCAGGGAACAGCTGATCCTTACAGTGCCTCATATGGGAAACATGTCCTAACAGGTGAGTGAAATGAATGAAGAGGAtctcccccagcagctcctgatctCTCCTGTCCACAGCAGACAGGTGAGGAAAATGAGTAGAAAAGTCTCTATCAAACTCAGGGGCTGCATAACAAAGTGAAGATTCTTGGGATTGATGTAGTGAATGGCTGAATCAGTCAGCAACTGCTGAGGCTAAAGCAGTGAGATTGTTGATGGAACTAGTCTGGaaacaagcagaaaagaaaaattaatagaGGATCAGGTACTGAATGTATGAAACAGGAACATTCTTCTAATGTAAAAAATAACATCTGATGTTGTGTTTTACTATGGAGAGTTGTGggcaattaatttaaaaatcaaaaatacaAGAAAGCAGGATAGGGAACTTAACATTTAATTAGCGTGTTAAAATCATCAGTCTGGCTCTGACTAGCCTAGGTGACTTTAATGAAGAACTCATTTATTCATAACTGGATTATCTTTGGATAATctcaatattatttttctttttttgttggtttggtttttgggtttttgttatTGCAGGATTCATAGCAACAATTCTGCAATTTTCTTATATAGTCTACAGCATCTAGACACATAGTCTTCTGCCatgaagctgctgctgaagtTACAGAATCTAAAACTCTTGTGGACTCTGAAGCTTCCCCATAGGACTTTCCATGGACATCCCAGGCTGCTTTCCTCTGATGTATATTCCCAGTATGAGTCCATCAGACAGGGCAAACAGGAAATACCAAAGTACTTTAACTTTGCAAGTGATGTACTGGACAAATGGTCTGAGATTGAAAAGGTAGGTGATCTTCTGTTGTGCCAATGaaatactttaattttaaatttcatttggaatgaggtgggtttttttctttataaaaacaATCGGTTGCCAAACCAAACTTGCATTAGGAAATTATACAAAAGtttgttctttcttgttttatttattgttattttgtAGGAGCATTAATGCACAGTAAAAGGTTTAAACTGAAATAGGATCCAGACTAAGACTTGAGTCTGGAGACAATTAGGCTGGTAAACATTTCAGCTTCAGAAAAGGAGAATCTTTTGGGAATAACTGAGCTTGATGAATAGCAAATCTCGATCCTTtaaggaccaaaaaaaaaatatatagctTATATGCCAGCTGTCAAATAGTCAGATCTTCCATAATTTACAGATGTCTGTGCATTATTATTTCACGGTCtttcagaagaaattcttttctGTTTGAATTCCTATGTTTTGTAGGCTGGAAAGAGACCATCAAACCCTGCTTTCTGGTGGATAAATGGTGAAGGAGAAGAAGTGAAGTGGAGCTTTGAGGAGCTGGGGTTCCTGTCTCGGAAAGTGGCCAATGTACTGACTAAAGATTGTGGACTGCAGAAGGGAGACAGACTTATCCTGATCCTACCACGAATTCCAGAATGGTGGCTGGTCAAGGTGGCTTGTATGCGAGCAGGTCAGTGAGGTCAAATGGTCATTGCAAATGAGCTGAGAGGATCAAGAATGGATATAGTTTATCAAGGAAAAATAGTGTAATAATCCAGTGAGTGGACTAGCTGCCAGGCAGTCCTGAAGGGTTTTCACTGGGGGCCATAGGAAAGGTAGCTCATGCAGTGGGCAAGAAGATGCCAGAAGGCAGGGAAGAGCCATGGAAGTCACCAGGCAGGTCCACATTTCACTCCTGACAGGAGAGCACAGGCATCTGCATTAATCTAATCTAACTCTTTGGCTGGGGAACACCAGGGCAAATCCGTATCAGAGATCAGTTTGGGAAAATTTAATAGCTTAGGTTCTTAGAAAAGAATCAGACATAGAAAAAATGCCAACACAAACTAACTTTATCTCTCATCCAGGAGTTGTCATAATCCCAGGAACATCCCAATTATCTGCCAAAGACATACTGTACCGACTCCAGGCATCAAAGGCTAAGTGCATCATTACCACTGACAAACTGGCTCCTGCAGTGGACTCGGTGGCATCCCAGTGCCAGCTCCTGAAAACCAAG
Coding sequences within it:
- the LOC137483644 gene encoding acyl-coenzyme A synthetase ACSM3, mitochondrial-like isoform X3, which encodes MRAFIKSWIPQCLWILRSPSRTFHGNNRLLISQIISHYESINQGKKELPEYFNFASDVLDEWARLEKNGRKPTNPAFWWVSDEGEEVKWSFEELGSLSRKAANVLSEACGLQRGDRVVAVLPRVPEWWLLNVACMRAGIVLIPGTSQLTAKDISYRLQASKAKCIVTNDTLAPAVESVLPGSQFLKSKLIVGQGSRAGWLNLKELLAVASADHICVKTRSQDPMLVYFTSGTTGFPKMVLHSHSSYGIGFATTGRCWLNLTPSDVMWNTSDTGWAKSAYGSVFSPWICGSCVFVHNMPQFKPEVIAETLSRYPITTFCTAPTAFLMLVQHDVSSYKFPSLKHCVTGGEALNPEVFAKWKIQTGLDIHEGYGQTETVAICANMKGMKIKPGSLGKAVPPYDVQIVDDHGAVVPTGEEGTIAVRVQPTRPFCLFSEYLVVKAFIVLAPAFVSHDPEKLIHELQQHVKKVTAPYKYPRKVEFVQDLPKTVTGKIQRNVLRSKEWAKV
- the LOC137483644 gene encoding acyl-coenzyme A synthetase ACSM3, mitochondrial-like isoform X1: MRAFIKSWIPQCLWILRSPSRTFHGNNRLLISQIISHYESINQGKKELPEYFNFASDVLDEWARLEKNGRKPTNPAFWWVSDEGEEVKWSFEELGSLSRKAANVLSEACGLQRGDRVVAVLPRVPEWWLLNVACMRAGIVLIPGTSQLTAKDISYRLQASKAKCIVTNDTLAPAVESVLPGSQFLKSKLIVGQGSRAGWLNLKELLAVASADHICVKTRSQDPMLVYFTSGTTGFPKMVLHSHSSYGIGFATTGRCWLNLTPSDVMWNTSDTGWAKSAYGSVFSPWICGSCVFVHNMPQFKPEVIAETLSRYPITTFCTAPTAFLMLVQHDVSSYKFPSLKHCVTGGEALNPEVFAKWKIQTGLDIHEGYGQTETVAICANMKGMKIKPGSLGKAVPPYDVQIVDDHGAVVPTGEEGTIAVRVQPTRPFCLFSEYLDNPEKTAATVRGDFYVTGDRGVMDEEGYVWFVGRADDIINSAGYRIGPFEVESALVEHPAVSEVAVVSSPDPVRGEVVKAFIVLAPAFVSHDPEKLIHELQQHVKKVTAPYKYPRKVEFVQDLPKTVTGKIQRNVLRSKEWAKV
- the LOC137483644 gene encoding acyl-coenzyme A synthetase ACSM4, mitochondrial-like isoform X2 codes for the protein MRAFIKSWIPQCLWILRSPSRTFHGNNRLLISQIISHYESINQGKKELPEYFNFASDVLDEWARLEKNGRKPTNPAFWWVSDEGEEVKWSFEELGSLSRKAANVLSEACGLQRGDRVVAVLPRVPEWWLLNVACMRAGIVLIPGTSQLTAKDISYRLQASKAKCIVTNDTLAPAVESVLPGSQFLKSKLIVGQGSRAGWLNLKELLAVASADHICVKTRSQDPMLVYFTSGTTGFPKMVLHSHSSYGIGFATTGRCWLNLTPSDVMWNTSDTGWAKSAYGSVFSPWICGSCVFVHNMPQFKPEVIAEVAICANMKGMKIKPGSLGKAVPPYDVQIVDDHGAVVPTGEEGTIAVRVQPTRPFCLFSEYLDNPEKTAATVRGDFYVTGDRGVMDEEGYVWFVGRADDIINSAGYRIGPFEVESALVEHPAVSEVAVVSSPDPVRGEVVKAFIVLAPAFVSHDPEKLIHELQQHVKKVTAPYKYPRKVEFVQDLPKTVTGKIQRNVLRSKEWAKV